The Deltaproteobacteria bacterium genome window below encodes:
- a CDS encoding DmsE family decaheme c-type cytochrome yields the protein MLRSFYVVLLFLVISPAYAADSSGYVGERECFACHKEIKAEYAKDRHGRVFTSAPNGELQARGCEACHGPGAEHIDAVDREDLDLRIQNFRPGKGLPGDANARCLACHDNAERGFWKGSRHELSGMNCAGCHKIHAEEARPAMDVCFACHQERRAQLQRSSHMPLREGKMVCSNCHNPHGGPGPSALRQASVNENCYACHQEKRGPLVWEHPPVRENCANCHDPHGSNFESLLKIKNPYLCQTCHTTLGSHPRNRYDGGNLTAQQLAGKGCLNCHSQVHGSNHPSGARFQR from the coding sequence ATGCTCAGGTCCTTTTATGTCGTTCTCTTATTTCTCGTCATATCTCCGGCATACGCCGCGGACAGCAGCGGATATGTCGGCGAAAGGGAATGCTTTGCCTGCCACAAGGAGATAAAGGCGGAATACGCGAAGGACAGGCATGGGAGGGTATTTACCTCGGCCCCCAATGGCGAGCTCCAGGCCAGGGGCTGCGAGGCCTGCCACGGCCCCGGCGCGGAGCATATAGACGCCGTGGACAGGGAAGACCTTGACCTGCGGATTCAGAACTTCAGGCCCGGAAAAGGGCTTCCGGGTGATGCGAACGCAAGGTGTCTCGCCTGCCACGACAACGCTGAAAGGGGCTTCTGGAAAGGGAGCCGCCACGAGCTCTCGGGCATGAATTGCGCGGGCTGCCACAAGATACACGCAGAGGAGGCGAGGCCCGCAATGGACGTATGCTTCGCTTGCCACCAGGAGAGGAGGGCACAGCTCCAGAGGTCCTCGCACATGCCGCTCCGGGAAGGGAAGATGGTATGCAGCAACTGCCATAACCCGCACGGCGGACCCGGGCCGAGCGCCTTGAGGCAGGCGTCAGTCAACGAGAACTGTTATGCCTGCCACCAGGAAAAGAGGGGCCCCCTTGTCTGGGAGCACCCGCCGGTAAGGGAGAACTGCGCGAACTGCCACGACCCGCACGGCTCGAACTTCGAATCGCTACTCAAGATAAAGAACCCATATCTTTGCCAGACGTGCCACACCACTTTAGGCAGTCATCCGCGGAACAGGTATGATGGCGGCAATCTGACAGCGCAACAGCTTGCCGGAAAAGGGTGCCTTAACTGCCACAGCCAGGTGCACGGCTCTAATCATCCTTCTGGAGCAAGGTTCCAGAGGTAA
- a CDS encoding hydroxyacid dehydrogenase — protein MKIIFFETGPWEEKALKRLSGHEVVFSAEPLTSENAGLASGSEVVSASIYSDLRAGVLEKLGRLGLVAVRSAGYDNVDVDYCLRRGIVVSRIPEYGGNTVAEFTLALMLAASRKVVRAAARAREGDFSLEGLNGFDLAGRVLGVIGTGRIGRQVIKYAGCIGMEAVAFSRTRYADLEKELGFRYTGFRELLSLSDIISLHVPATSQTRGMLSDDQFAAMKKGVVLVNTSRGEIVDTKALLRALESGKVSAAALDVLPREKTLRSETELLRAACEGCEDPEGLLAAQALLRHRNVIATPHIAFFTDEAIRRALEVTIENITSFIKGKPINSVTRAA, from the coding sequence ATGAAGATTATCTTCTTTGAGACAGGGCCGTGGGAGGAGAAGGCGCTTAAAAGGCTTTCCGGGCATGAGGTCGTGTTCAGCGCCGAGCCGCTTACCTCCGAAAACGCCGGACTCGCTTCGGGCTCCGAGGTCGTCTCCGCGTCCATCTATTCGGATCTCAGGGCCGGGGTGCTGGAAAAACTCGGCCGCCTAGGTCTGGTTGCCGTCCGCTCGGCCGGGTATGACAACGTCGACGTTGACTATTGCCTCAGGCGGGGCATCGTAGTCTCCCGCATACCCGAGTACGGCGGTAACACGGTCGCGGAGTTCACGCTCGCGCTCATGCTGGCTGCGAGCCGGAAGGTGGTCCGGGCTGCTGCCAGGGCCAGAGAGGGGGATTTTTCGCTCGAAGGCCTGAACGGGTTCGACCTTGCCGGGCGCGTGCTGGGCGTCATAGGGACCGGGAGGATTGGCAGGCAGGTAATAAAATACGCCGGGTGTATCGGCATGGAGGCGGTCGCATTCAGCAGGACGCGGTATGCGGACCTGGAAAAGGAGCTCGGCTTCAGGTATACAGGTTTTCGCGAGCTTTTGTCCCTCTCGGACATAATCTCGCTTCATGTGCCGGCGACTTCCCAGACCCGGGGTATGCTCTCGGATGACCAGTTCGCGGCAATGAAGAAAGGCGTGGTGCTCGTAAACACATCGAGGGGTGAAATAGTGGATACGAAAGCGCTTCTTCGCGCCCTCGAATCAGGGAAGGTCTCGGCAGCGGCTCTCGACGTGCTCCCCCGCGAAAAGACCCTCCGGAGCGAGACCGAGCTCTTACGCGCCGCATGCGAGGGGTGCGAAGACCCCGAGGGGCTCCTGGCGGCACAGGCGCTCCTTCGCCACAGGAACGTGATCGCCACCCCGCATATCGCTTTCTTCACGGACGAGGCAATTAGGCGCGCCCTGGAGGTCACTATCGAGAACATAACCTCCTTTATAAAAGGGAAGCCCATCAACTCGGTAACCCGGGCCGCTTGA
- a CDS encoding MtrB/PioB family outer membrane beta-barrel protein — translation MRYRYYSTDNRTPEESFTYLRNDNTVTTTTLTSEPFDYTSNTYSIDGSYFLSGATTLKAGYDKEVIKRSHRDAEKTRERTVRAGVQSGYFGNLSLGLNAAYSERRAEEGDTVLQIDLADRDRTKVNASASYLPSEALAFSVAATYYQDDFDNSALGLQTRKGNSYTVDANWAPVREAAFYAFYTRERIDTGQVGRTNASVDWAVNHDEDIDTAGMGVNIGFLENRLVFKTDYSFSESTARLTFLPGRPSMPDLVTRLHSAALTGTYNIDRNLSLGAGYRYENYRSDDWQTDVVEPGSATIPNVITLSGPIQDYEAHQATVFLTYRFGN, via the coding sequence ATGAGATACAGGTACTACTCGACTGACAACAGGACGCCCGAGGAAAGCTTTACATATCTCCGTAACGACAATACCGTGACCACGACCACCTTAACCAGCGAGCCTTTCGATTACACTTCCAACACCTATAGCATCGATGGCTCATACTTCCTCTCCGGCGCGACCACACTCAAAGCCGGATACGACAAGGAGGTCATAAAGAGGTCACACAGGGATGCGGAGAAGACGAGAGAGAGGACCGTGAGGGCAGGGGTGCAGAGCGGGTATTTCGGAAACCTCTCGCTCGGCCTGAACGCGGCCTATTCCGAAAGAAGGGCCGAGGAGGGGGACACCGTCCTTCAAATCGACCTTGCGGACCGCGACAGGACGAAGGTGAACGCAAGCGCTTCCTATTTGCCTTCCGAGGCCCTCGCCTTTTCAGTGGCGGCTACGTACTACCAGGATGATTTTGACAACTCGGCCCTGGGCCTCCAGACGAGGAAGGGCAACTCCTATACTGTTGACGCGAACTGGGCACCTGTCAGGGAGGCGGCTTTTTACGCCTTCTATACAAGGGAGCGCATAGACACGGGCCAGGTCGGCAGGACGAACGCCAGCGTGGATTGGGCCGTAAACCATGACGAGGACATTGACACGGCAGGCATGGGGGTAAATATCGGATTTCTGGAGAACAGGCTCGTATTCAAGACGGATTATTCCTTCTCGGAAAGCACGGCAAGGCTGACATTCCTGCCTGGCCGCCCGTCCATGCCCGACCTGGTCACAAGGCTCCACTCCGCGGCCCTTACAGGCACGTACAATATCGACAGGAACCTGAGCCTCGGCGCAGGGTACAGATACGAGAACTACAGGTCGGACGACTGGCAGACCGACGTCGTCGAGCCGGGTTCGGCTACCATACCCAACGTCATCACCCTTAGCGGACCGATCCAGGACTACGAGGCGCACCAGGCAACCGTGTTCCTTACATATCGTTTCGGCAACTGA
- a CDS encoding gluconate 2-dehydrogenase subunit 3 family protein, translated as MALTGKDFEGFIENWDEKARRIITERMDGRFTRERLERFTPGEGELLRAILKRLIPEDEGIDLVGFLDWALDKPLGRGDRPEGMPEDQVLFKEGLRGIEESVKAGYNKSSFIELAPDEQDRFLTALQEGRLEGGLWERIPPSYFFIKLLTKALTGYCSHPLVWMRMGFPGPSYPEGYVWITREEVSARRRHTPGWKTL; from the coding sequence ATGGCGCTCACCGGGAAAGACTTCGAGGGCTTCATTGAGAACTGGGACGAGAAGGCCCGGCGCATCATTACGGAGCGCATGGATGGCCGTTTCACCCGGGAGCGCCTCGAGAGATTCACGCCCGGGGAGGGAGAGCTACTGCGGGCTATTTTAAAGCGCCTCATCCCGGAGGACGAAGGCATAGACCTCGTCGGCTTTCTCGACTGGGCGCTCGATAAGCCGCTCGGGCGCGGGGACAGGCCTGAAGGGATGCCTGAAGACCAGGTCCTTTTTAAAGAAGGGCTAAGGGGTATCGAGGAGAGCGTAAAGGCAGGGTATAATAAAAGCTCCTTCATTGAGCTTGCTCCTGATGAACAGGACCGGTTTCTAACGGCGCTCCAGGAAGGAAGGCTCGAAGGCGGGTTATGGGAAAGAATACCCCCTTCCTATTTCTTCATAAAGCTCCTTACAAAGGCGCTCACCGGTTACTGCTCGCACCCGCTCGTGTGGATGCGGATGGGATTTCCCGGCCCTAGCTATCCCGAGGGCTACGTATGGATAACACGCGAAGAGGTCTCGGCCAGACGGCGGCACACGCCAGGCTGGAAGACCCTTTAA
- a CDS encoding glycoside hydrolase family 15 protein, whose translation MYKKISEYGVIGNFHSLALIGLDGSIDWLCLPHLYSPSIFGALLDSEKGGYFSITPAGEYDSTAEYLENTNILATCFRTRQGEATLTDFMTIPFGPEEERKKERHELYRRIEVTKGEMEFRVCFEPRLDYGRARTEVSGIDGKIKAEAGRDSIYVEATRPLEGLGDRAAGTWLIREGETAWLHMRYGIDIERGFDVAKAERALDQSARYWRIWAKKSETGVRVDLGPYKEMIIRSALILKLLYFYPKGTMAAAATTSLPEVVRGVRNWDYRHAWLRDTFFTLEALFNIGHDEEAHGYFGWIEELVMKYGPAIQSVYGLNGEKDLPECELDHLDGYKGSRPVRIGNNAAAQRQHDIYGEILNAVHKHAELTGELNPRLWPSLRSICDFAAGSWRNKDYGIWEMKSGPHHFTYSKVMCWAALERGIRLAESFGLDGDTKGWKGEAEEIRRDIMEKGWDEGRLAFVQHYETDRMDASNLLIPMVGFLPFDDPRVISTVEATRRELSFNDCFFYRYRTDDGLPGDEGAFLICSFWYIDYLIARWRLEEAETYLRRTETVSNHLGLFSEEYDFKWMEPLGNFPQAYTHLGYINSVLALRKARAALKRAGPVI comes from the coding sequence ATGTACAAGAAGATATCGGAATACGGCGTAATCGGGAATTTCCACTCCCTCGCGCTCATAGGGCTCGACGGCTCTATAGACTGGCTCTGCCTCCCCCACCTCTATTCCCCAAGCATCTTCGGCGCGCTCCTGGATTCCGAAAAGGGCGGCTATTTCTCGATCACCCCGGCTGGCGAGTACGACTCGACAGCTGAATACCTGGAAAACACGAACATACTCGCAACCTGCTTCAGGACCCGGCAGGGAGAGGCTACCCTTACCGACTTCATGACAATACCCTTCGGGCCGGAGGAGGAAAGAAAGAAGGAGCGCCATGAGCTCTACCGGCGTATCGAGGTCACGAAAGGAGAGATGGAGTTCCGGGTGTGCTTCGAGCCCAGGCTTGATTACGGGAGGGCCAGGACCGAAGTCAGCGGCATTGACGGGAAGATAAAGGCCGAGGCCGGGAGGGACAGCATCTACGTCGAGGCGACCAGGCCGCTTGAAGGCCTTGGAGACAGGGCTGCGGGGACATGGCTTATCAGGGAGGGCGAGACGGCCTGGCTCCACATGAGGTACGGCATTGATATAGAGCGCGGCTTCGACGTCGCGAAGGCCGAACGGGCGCTCGACCAGTCTGCCAGGTACTGGAGGATTTGGGCCAAGAAGAGCGAGACCGGGGTAAGGGTGGACCTCGGCCCCTACAAGGAGATGATAATACGATCGGCGCTGATACTTAAGCTCCTCTATTTCTACCCCAAGGGCACGATGGCGGCCGCGGCCACCACCTCGCTCCCTGAAGTGGTCAGGGGAGTAAGGAACTGGGACTACAGGCACGCCTGGCTCCGGGACACCTTCTTCACCCTCGAAGCGCTCTTCAACATAGGCCATGACGAGGAGGCGCACGGTTATTTCGGCTGGATAGAGGAGCTTGTCATGAAGTACGGCCCGGCTATCCAGAGCGTATACGGCCTGAACGGCGAAAAGGACCTGCCCGAATGCGAGCTCGATCATCTCGACGGCTACAAGGGCTCAAGGCCCGTAAGGATAGGCAACAACGCGGCGGCGCAGCGCCAGCACGATATATACGGGGAGATACTGAATGCCGTGCACAAGCACGCGGAGCTCACCGGGGAGCTCAACCCGAGGCTGTGGCCGTCGCTCCGGAGCATCTGCGATTTCGCAGCCGGGAGCTGGCGCAATAAGGACTACGGCATATGGGAGATGAAGAGCGGCCCTCACCATTTCACATATTCGAAGGTCATGTGCTGGGCCGCGCTCGAAAGGGGCATAAGGCTAGCCGAGAGCTTCGGCCTGGACGGCGACACCAAAGGATGGAAGGGCGAGGCGGAGGAGATCAGGCGCGACATAATGGAGAAGGGCTGGGACGAGGGCAGGCTGGCATTCGTCCAGCACTACGAGACCGACCGCATGGACGCAAGCAATCTCCTGATACCGATGGTGGGCTTCCTGCCGTTCGACGACCCAAGGGTCATATCGACGGTCGAAGCGACGAGGCGCGAGCTATCGTTTAACGATTGTTTTTTTTACAGGTACAGGACCGATGACGGGCTGCCGGGAGACGAGGGCGCGTTCCTTATCTGCTCGTTCTGGTACATCGATTACCTTATCGCCCGGTGGAGGCTCGAGGAGGCGGAGACATATCTCCGGAGGACGGAGACGGTCTCGAACCATCTCGGCCTTTTCTCGGAAGAGTACGATTTCAAATGGATGGAGCCGCTGGGGAATTTCCCCCAGGCATACACGCACCTCGGCTATATAAACTCGGTTCTCGCGCTCAGAAAGGCCAGGGCGGCCCTCAAAAGGGCCGGGCCGGTGATTTGA
- a CDS encoding GMC family oxidoreductase: MRRYEGPVDVCIVGAGAAGAVLAKELSESGSSVVVIEAGPWLDTREDFVNDELTMLDGRMDWDDLRITGGKDPIPLGRNNTGRAVGGSTVHYTAATLRLHEDDFELKTREGIADDWPIKYHELAPYYDRVERYLGVSGPRRFPWPPHHGPFPYPELPWSARDQYLGRGMIRLGLTPAKAPHAIITGSKDGRSPCMMYGFCTNGCKSDAKSSTLVTYIPDAVRAGAEIRENSFAIRVNTRQDGLAKSVTYVRDGKEHEQEAGIIILSCYAVETPRLLLNSAPGGLANSSGLVGRNFMVHLGDNVIGSFDEPLDNWVTPPVGIMNQDRYGTIKGKDFVRGYTLEAYNMFPIEFYTSFVEGNPHLWGKRLMDFIDSYQNRTMIGNVGEVLPSEDNYVGLAAETDQNGVPVAKVVFSRDENTRKLSKDSMDLCEEILKAAGAKDIMRQESTIHVLGTCRMGNDPANSVVDRWCRSHDIPNLFICDGSVFVTGGGVNPSLTIEALSTRTAEHILKYGSTKAA; the protein is encoded by the coding sequence ATGAGAAGGTATGAGGGCCCGGTGGACGTCTGCATCGTTGGGGCAGGCGCGGCAGGGGCCGTGCTCGCAAAGGAGCTGTCCGAGAGCGGGTCGAGTGTCGTTGTAATAGAGGCCGGGCCCTGGCTCGACACCAGGGAGGATTTTGTAAACGACGAGCTCACCATGCTCGACGGCCGCATGGACTGGGACGACTTGAGGATTACCGGCGGCAAGGACCCTATCCCCCTTGGGAGGAACAACACGGGAAGGGCGGTCGGCGGGAGCACGGTCCATTATACGGCAGCCACGCTACGGCTCCACGAGGACGACTTTGAATTAAAGACGCGCGAGGGCATAGCCGACGACTGGCCCATAAAGTACCATGAGCTCGCCCCGTATTACGACAGGGTGGAAAGGTATCTCGGCGTATCCGGGCCCAGGCGCTTCCCATGGCCGCCGCACCACGGGCCGTTCCCTTATCCTGAGCTACCCTGGAGCGCTAGGGACCAGTACCTGGGCCGGGGAATGATACGGCTCGGGCTCACTCCCGCCAAGGCGCCGCACGCCATAATAACCGGCTCAAAGGACGGCAGGTCCCCGTGCATGATGTACGGCTTCTGCACGAACGGCTGCAAATCCGACGCAAAGTCGAGCACCCTCGTTACCTACATACCTGATGCGGTCAGGGCCGGGGCCGAGATACGGGAGAACTCTTTCGCTATCAGGGTTAACACGAGGCAGGACGGCCTGGCAAAATCAGTCACATACGTGCGCGATGGCAAGGAGCACGAGCAGGAGGCCGGGATAATAATCCTTTCATGCTACGCGGTAGAGACGCCTAGGCTCCTTTTAAACTCCGCCCCCGGAGGGCTTGCGAATTCGAGCGGCCTGGTCGGGAGGAACTTCATGGTCCACCTCGGGGACAACGTCATCGGGAGCTTCGATGAGCCGTTGGACAACTGGGTCACCCCGCCCGTGGGCATCATGAACCAGGACCGCTACGGCACGATAAAGGGCAAGGATTTTGTCCGGGGCTATACGCTCGAAGCCTACAACATGTTCCCCATAGAGTTCTACACGAGCTTCGTCGAGGGGAATCCCCATCTCTGGGGAAAACGCCTTATGGACTTCATAGACTCCTACCAGAACCGGACCATGATAGGGAATGTGGGCGAGGTACTGCCGAGCGAGGACAATTATGTGGGACTGGCCGCCGAGACGGACCAAAACGGAGTGCCCGTAGCGAAGGTGGTCTTTTCGAGGGACGAGAACACGAGGAAGCTTTCGAAGGACTCGATGGACCTCTGCGAGGAAATACTGAAGGCGGCAGGGGCCAAAGACATAATGCGCCAGGAATCGACCATACACGTATTGGGGACCTGCAGGATGGGGAATGACCCGGCAAATTCGGTGGTGGACAGGTGGTGCCGCTCGCACGATATCCCGAACCTCTTCATATGCGACGGGAGCGTCTTCGTAACCGGAGGCGGGGTGAACCCGAGCCTTACGATAGAAGCGCTCTCAACGAGGACGGCGGAGCACATACTGAAATACGGCAGCACAAAGGCCGCCTGA
- a CDS encoding MtrB/PioB family outer membrane beta-barrel protein, whose product MRRLLYIAAVAALLASPADSGGAELAGSASIGVGILDIDNESYKFGEYTGLAKDGAYLLGSANIRRYSGPYYLQFAARDVGLDSRELLLRGGQFNRFDSFISFSQTPKLISNNSRTIFEGVGSSNLTLPAGFVRGANTTALTNIGDNLKDVRLELKRKKAALGFSERLRSGFGYSLAVSREDKEGLKSIGGTVGTSGSPTSARGVVLPEPVDYRMDELKAGLDWQKETSYVRFDYLLSDFDNSIESLTWESPFTTVDTARISLPPDNRHQRFSLSGGTALPFYSTRVNFLAEYGMMEQDEKLLPFSVNLPENDPANIPPRESAEAEIRTKTLVFNAATRPTPRLGHEIQVLLD is encoded by the coding sequence ATGAGAAGATTACTTTATATTGCCGCAGTAGCCGCCCTGCTCGCGTCGCCTGCCGATTCCGGCGGGGCCGAGCTTGCCGGTTCGGCTTCAATCGGGGTCGGTATCCTGGATATCGACAACGAGTCCTACAAGTTCGGCGAGTACACCGGGCTTGCAAAGGACGGCGCGTATCTCCTGGGTAGCGCGAATATCAGGCGCTACAGCGGGCCCTATTACCTCCAGTTCGCGGCCAGGGACGTCGGGCTCGACAGCAGGGAATTGCTCTTGAGGGGCGGGCAGTTCAACAGGTTCGATTCGTTCATATCCTTCAGCCAGACCCCCAAGCTCATATCCAACAACAGCAGGACGATCTTCGAAGGCGTTGGCAGCTCGAATCTGACGCTGCCCGCGGGCTTTGTAAGGGGCGCGAACACGACCGCCTTGACCAATATCGGAGATAACCTCAAGGACGTAAGGCTGGAGCTCAAGAGGAAGAAGGCGGCATTGGGCTTCTCCGAGAGGCTAAGGAGCGGGTTCGGCTACTCGCTTGCGGTTTCCAGAGAGGACAAGGAGGGCCTGAAATCAATCGGCGGAACGGTCGGAACGTCCGGCAGCCCCACCAGCGCAAGAGGAGTAGTCCTGCCGGAGCCTGTCGATTACAGGATGGACGAGCTGAAGGCAGGTCTGGACTGGCAGAAGGAGACATCATATGTCAGGTTCGACTACCTTCTTTCAGATTTCGACAACAGCATCGAATCACTTACGTGGGAAAGTCCGTTCACCACTGTAGACACGGCCAGGATATCCCTGCCACCGGACAACAGGCATCAGAGGTTCAGCTTGTCGGGCGGCACGGCCCTTCCGTTCTATTCGACGAGGGTCAACTTCCTCGCCGAGTACGGGATGATGGAGCAGGATGAGAAGCTATTGCCATTCTCGGTCAACCTACCCGAGAACGACCCGGCCAATATTCCGCCCAGGGAGAGCGCCGAGGCCGAGATAAGGACCAAGACGCTGGTCTTTAACGCGGCGACAAGGCCTACGCCCAGACTAGGGCATGAGATACAGGTACTACTCGACTGA
- a CDS encoding HlyD family efflux transporter periplasmic adaptor subunit, with protein MDSRKKILIAAGIIIIVLAVIYGLMPKPVRIETASVERGPMSVTVTEEGRAVVTDRFVVSAPVSGHLRRIDLRAGTTVSEGGTLAVIEPLRSEPLDPRTRAASEAAVSAAEASLRAAREVAQARRAEAEYARETLSRTRELFRGGHVPRSEMDRVEAAARQAEAVLNSAEANVNAARSEFQRARAALMPAGEGPEADGQRIVEVKSPIAGRVLRLHRESEGAVRAGEPLIDIGNTGALEIRAEVLSSDAVLLRPGTPVIIERWGGGVPLDGSVRIVEPSAFTKVSSLGVEEQRVFVTVDILSPAETWERLGDGYRVETRFVVWEEESALKVPVSALFRSGDRDAVFVVDNGRARERRVEIGHRNGFTAEVLSGLSEGEEIVVNPDESLEDGSRITRMER; from the coding sequence ATGGATTCGAGAAAGAAGATATTGATTGCGGCCGGAATAATCATCATCGTCCTGGCCGTTATCTACGGGCTCATGCCCAAGCCCGTAAGGATCGAGACGGCGTCAGTCGAGCGCGGTCCCATGTCGGTTACCGTGACCGAGGAAGGCAGGGCGGTCGTCACCGACAGGTTCGTCGTATCGGCCCCTGTATCGGGGCATCTCAGGCGAATAGACCTGAGGGCCGGGACAACCGTGTCTGAAGGCGGAACGCTCGCAGTCATCGAGCCACTCCGGTCAGAGCCTCTCGACCCGAGGACAAGGGCGGCTTCCGAGGCGGCGGTCTCCGCAGCCGAGGCGTCGTTACGCGCGGCAAGGGAGGTGGCTCAAGCGAGGCGCGCCGAGGCCGAGTACGCCAGGGAGACGCTTTCGAGGACCAGGGAGCTCTTTAGGGGCGGACACGTCCCGAGAAGCGAGATGGACCGGGTCGAGGCCGCCGCCAGGCAGGCCGAAGCAGTGCTTAACTCAGCCGAGGCGAACGTGAACGCGGCGCGGTCCGAGTTCCAGAGGGCGCGGGCCGCGCTCATGCCCGCGGGCGAAGGCCCGGAAGCAGACGGCCAAAGGATTGTCGAGGTCAAAAGCCCGATCGCCGGGCGGGTCTTGAGGCTCCACCGCGAGAGCGAAGGGGCCGTAAGGGCAGGGGAGCCGCTAATAGACATCGGCAACACCGGAGCCCTCGAGATACGCGCGGAGGTGCTCTCGTCGGATGCGGTGCTTCTTCGCCCCGGCACTCCTGTCATCATAGAGAGGTGGGGAGGGGGCGTGCCGCTCGACGGGAGCGTCCGGATTGTCGAGCCTTCGGCGTTTACGAAGGTATCGAGCCTCGGGGTCGAGGAGCAGAGGGTCTTCGTTACCGTGGATATCCTCTCCCCTGCCGAGACCTGGGAGAGGCTCGGGGACGGCTACAGGGTGGAGACGAGATTCGTGGTCTGGGAGGAGGAGAGCGCCCTCAAGGTCCCGGTAAGCGCCCTTTTCAGGTCCGGGGACCGAGACGCGGTCTTCGTGGTAGATAACGGCAGGGCGAGGGAGAGGAGAGTAGAAATAGGCCACAGGAACGGCTTTACGGCCGAGGTGCTCTCAGGCCTCTCGGAAGGCGAAGAGATTGTGGTGAATCCGGACGAATCGCTTGAGGACGGCTCAAGGATAACCCGGATGGAGAGGTGA
- a CDS encoding DUF2267 domain-containing protein, whose product MEYSRFINEIKKFDFIGNEGRADALIKAVLGILASSMDDDTARKFTERLPEPLTFEKLRGHQARPVEITIEEFFSEIGAQFRINPEQAKTAVDAVFHLVKEAVGAHTLSEAEYSMPPDVAEEIEAA is encoded by the coding sequence ATGGAGTACTCAAGGTTCATAAACGAGATAAAAAAATTCGATTTCATCGGAAACGAAGGGCGGGCCGACGCCCTCATAAAGGCGGTCCTCGGCATACTCGCAAGCTCGATGGACGACGATACGGCGCGGAAATTCACCGAAAGGCTCCCGGAGCCGCTTACGTTCGAAAAGCTCCGGGGCCATCAGGCGAGGCCCGTGGAAATCACCATAGAGGAGTTCTTCTCCGAGATAGGCGCGCAGTTCAGGATAAACCCTGAGCAGGCGAAAACAGCCGTGGACGCTGTCTTCCACCTTGTAAAAGAAGCGGTGGGAGCCCATACGCTCTCGGAAGCGGAATACTCCATGCCTCCGGACGTGGCCGAGGAAATAGAGGCGGCCTGA
- a CDS encoding cytochrome c family protein, giving the protein MTERSTIQMKFWGMVVSAAFVLTLSASGAEAAPKYVGVDGCKCHKSEIADWERSVHSKAVDLLQSGKKASKKKGAGLEPDKDYGNEAKCLKCHTTGYEKDGGFANTASTPKMSGVGCEMCHGPGSEYRALHKEKTTKFTRAESMAAGQLYGSLDPEVCNSCHKHKDNPFRNDNFNVQEALKNNRAFHTYYPLEGNH; this is encoded by the coding sequence ATGACTGAAAGGAGCACGATTCAGATGAAGTTCTGGGGCATGGTGGTATCAGCGGCGTTTGTATTGACTCTTTCGGCATCGGGCGCGGAGGCCGCGCCGAAGTACGTGGGCGTCGACGGGTGCAAGTGCCATAAGTCCGAAATCGCCGACTGGGAGCGGAGCGTCCACTCGAAAGCGGTAGACCTCCTGCAGTCGGGGAAGAAGGCCTCGAAGAAGAAGGGCGCGGGGCTGGAGCCGGACAAGGATTACGGGAACGAAGCCAAATGCCTGAAATGCCATACCACAGGCTACGAAAAGGACGGCGGCTTCGCGAATACGGCCTCAACCCCGAAGATGTCCGGAGTCGGCTGCGAGATGTGCCACGGCCCCGGAAGCGAATACAGGGCGCTTCACAAGGAGAAGACCACGAAATTCACCAGGGCGGAGTCGATGGCGGCAGGACAGCTCTACGGCTCGCTCGACCCCGAGGTCTGCAACTCGTGCCACAAACACAAGGACAACCCATTCAGGAACGATAATTTCAACGTGCAGGAGGCTCTGAAGAACAACCGGGCCTTCCATACATATTACCCGCTCGAGGGTAACCACTGA